TTCTGGGGTGGTCCGCTCCAATGAAAATCAACAGAGTTGGCAAACGCCACCCAACTGCCATACACATATGCAGCAAATGAGATGGGCAGAAGGACGCGTTTCCAAATTCTGTCGGCCCCGCAGAATATCGCCACCCAGATTGTCAGCAACACCATGCCGGCCGGGACGGCCCAATGCCCATATTTCAGCCAAATCAGCCCGTCCCAGCCATGCCAATCGAGTTCGATCCGCCAGCCCGCGGCCGCGAGCAGTCCAACGCTGACCAGGCTCAACCATGGGAGGTGCTTCTTCATATGGGAGCATTATCGGGCGCTGCTTGCGTCGGTGCAATCCAGCGGCCATTATGTTGATATGCGAATTCTCTATCTCGACATCGACACATTGCGGCCGGACCATCTGGCCTGCTATGGGTATCTGCGGAACACCTCGCCGAATATTGACCGCATCGCCGCACAGGGCGTGCGGTACGATCACTGCTACGTCAGCGACGCGCCGTGCCTGCCCAGCCGCGCGGCCATGTTCACCGGGCGGTTCGGCATCCACAGCGGCGTGGTGAATCACGGCGGTCTGGCGGCTGATCCTTTCCCGATCGGGCGCGACCGCAATTTCAACACGCAGGGCCAGCATCCGGGGCTGATCTCGGCGCTGCGGCGGACGGGGCTGCACCCGGTGAGCTTCAGCCCCTTCGCCGAGCGGCACAGCGCGTGGTGGTTCTACGAGGGTTGGCGCGAGATGACCAACCCCGGCAAGTGCGGCGGCGAGTCGGCCGACGAGATCGTGCCGGCGGCGATGCGGTGGCTGGGCGAGAACGCCCGGCGCGACGACTGGATGGTACACATCAACATCTGGGACCCGCACACGCCGTATCGGAGCCCGGAGGATTTCGGCAACCCCTTCGCCGGCCTGCCCATTGACGGCTGGTACAGCGAGGACCTTCGCCGGCGGCAGTGGGAGAGTTTCGGTCCGGGCGGTCCTCAGGACCCCGGCGGCGGGTGGGGCCTGTTCGATTTCTCGCGCTACGCCCGCATGTGCAATCAGATCGCCTCGATGGATGACTACCGAACGTGGATCGACGGCTACGACTGCGGCATCGCCTATGCCGACGCCTGGTGCGGGCGGGTGCTGAACCTGCTGGCCGACCAGGGCGTCCTCGACGAGACGGTCGTCGTGATCACTTCAGATCACGGCGAGGCGTTCGGCGAACTGGGCGTCATCGGCGACCACGCCACGGCCGACATGGCCACCTCGCGCGTGCCGATGATCGTTCGCTGGCCGGGCCTGCCGGGCGGGCGAGTCGACGCCGGGCTGTACAACCAATGCGACATCGGCGCCACGCTGGTGGAGTTGGCCGGGGGACAAACGCCGGCCCACTGGGACGGACGCAGCTTCGCCGGCGAGTTCAAGAGCGGCCGCCGCGGCGGGCGCGACACCGTCGTCATGAGCCAGTGCTGCTGGAGCTGCCAGCGGTCCGTGCGATGGGACGACTGGCTCTACATCCGCACGTATCACAGCGGCCTCAAGAACCTGCCCGAGCGAATGCTGTTCAACGTGGCCGCCGACCCGCACGAATTGCACGACCTGGCGACCCAGCGGGCGGACCTGGTCGCCCGCGGCCAGACCCTGCTCGACCAGTGGCACGATCAAATGATGAGCACCTCACAGGGCCATGTCGATCCGCTGCAGACCGTGCTGGCTGAAGGCGGCCCGTACCACACGCGGCCGCACCTGGAGCGGTACTGCCAGCGCCTGCGCGAGACGGGGCGATCGCACCACGCCGACTTCCTGCAGCGCCATCCGACAGGGTTGGTCTGATCCCGGTTTTTGCATCGCAAGCAATTATTGCACGGTTATCCGGCAATTGTTCAATCGTTGTTCTTTCTTGTCTGTTTTCAGGCGTTGTGCGATGAGGTGGATAGATATAACTATCTGTCAATAAAGGAGTTAAAGTAGTTTTACATGTTCAGTTGCCTCGCAGGTGGACAAACCTGTCGAGAACCATCGCCAGAACCCGGCTGGCCCATTCATGGGCCATGATTCACCGCCGGTGATCAATCCGGTATGGGCGCCGGTGCGGCGGCGGGGGCCTCCGCGGCGCCGGCGGCGGCCGGAGTGCGGATCAGGGCGGCGCAGATGAACATGATCACGGCGATGCCTGCCGCGGCGAAGAACACGGTCTGGTACGAGTTTGCGGAGGTGACCCAGGCCACGCCCGCTGCCGCCGGGAGCGTCATCGAGGCGATGTGGTCGATGGACGTGCCTGCCGCCAGGGTGGGCGAGACGTCCTCGTCCTTGAGGGCGATCTTGCGCAGGTAGGTTGAGCGGGCCATGTTCACGCCGAACAGCAGCATGTCGCCGACGTAGCAGGCGCAGACGACCCACAGCGCCAGCGCCTTATTGGCGATGCCGTGCGAAAAAGCGTAGCCCATGCACACGCCGAAGATGAACACGGCGTCGACCATCAGCACCGTCCGCTCGCCAAAGCGGTCGATCGCCCGCCCCAGCAGCGGCTGGAAGAAGATCCCGATGACCGCGCCGATGACGAGCATTTCGGCGAAGATCGTCGGCGGCTGTTTGAAGACTTCGATGATGACCCATGGGCCGAAGGTGATGAAGATCTGCTTTCGCGCCCCGAAGAGCAGCGCCAGCACGTAGTACAGGCGGTACTTCCTGTTATAGACGAATCGCGGGCGCTTGAGGTGCGCGTCGGGCATGTTCATAAAGTGGAACACGACCGCCGCGCCGATAGCCACCACGCCGCCGCCGATGAAGACCTGGGCGTAGCTCCAGTGAAGATACTTCATGCCCGTCCAGATCACCGCCGCGCCGATGATCCCCGCCGCCAGTGAGACCGCGCGCAACTGACCCAGGCGCCGCCCGTGGCGCCCTTGCGTGCCCAGGGCGATCGCCAGCGAGGCGCTGACGGGCATCATCAGGTGGCTGCCCGCGCTCCAGAGGATCATGAAGACCATCATCCCCCACCAGACGCTCCCGCCCAGCCCCATGCCGATGAGCCCCACGCCGATGACCAGCGAGCTGACGGCCGCGATCCGCGTCTCGGGCAAAAAGAACAGCAGCCCCGCGAACAGGGCTGTCAGGAACCCCGG
This Planctomycetaceae bacterium DNA region includes the following protein-coding sequences:
- a CDS encoding sulfatase; its protein translation is MRILYLDIDTLRPDHLACYGYLRNTSPNIDRIAAQGVRYDHCYVSDAPCLPSRAAMFTGRFGIHSGVVNHGGLAADPFPIGRDRNFNTQGQHPGLISALRRTGLHPVSFSPFAERHSAWWFYEGWREMTNPGKCGGESADEIVPAAMRWLGENARRDDWMVHINIWDPHTPYRSPEDFGNPFAGLPIDGWYSEDLRRRQWESFGPGGPQDPGGGWGLFDFSRYARMCNQIASMDDYRTWIDGYDCGIAYADAWCGRVLNLLADQGVLDETVVVITSDHGEAFGELGVIGDHATADMATSRVPMIVRWPGLPGGRVDAGLYNQCDIGATLVELAGGQTPAHWDGRSFAGEFKSGRRGGRDTVVMSQCCWSCQRSVRWDDWLYIRTYHSGLKNLPERMLFNVAADPHELHDLATQRADLVARGQTLLDQWHDQMMSTSQGHVDPLQTVLAEGGPYHTRPHLERYCQRLRETGRSHHADFLQRHPTGLV
- a CDS encoding MFS transporter — encoded protein: MNGVIERLRANRQLVLFVVGAGLLAAGGGVFEIVFPNYLKDTFNIAADARGALEFPRELPGFLTALFAGLLFFLPETRIAAVSSLVIGVGLIGMGLGGSVWWGMMVFMILWSAGSHLMMPVSASLAIALGTQGRHGRRLGQLRAVSLAAGIIGAAVIWTGMKYLHWSYAQVFIGGGVVAIGAAVVFHFMNMPDAHLKRPRFVYNRKYRLYYVLALLFGARKQIFITFGPWVIIEVFKQPPTIFAEMLVIGAVIGIFFQPLLGRAIDRFGERTVLMVDAVFIFGVCMGYAFSHGIANKALALWVVCACYVGDMLLFGVNMARSTYLRKIALKDEDVSPTLAAGTSIDHIASMTLPAAAGVAWVTSANSYQTVFFAAAGIAVIMFICAALIRTPAAAGAAEAPAAAPAPIPD